GTTTTTGTCACGGATGGCATTTTTGGAGAAGTCACGATGATCTACGAACACGGAAAGTTCAAGTTCCTGCCGTGGACATACCCGGATTATTCGTCAGACGAGAACGTCAAATTCCTGATGGTAATGCGGGACGGGATCGTGCGAGCGGGGAGAAATCAGTTGCGGAAAGGCTTGTCAAACAGATTGTAAGCGTCGTATTTCTCATTCGTTTTTGCATTTTATTCATCAACCGTTTAATAAGCAAGCCTCTTATTAAACAAAAAGCAAAAAACGTTTAATAAGAAAGAGCCAATTCTACCAAGACGGATAACCGATTTGTCCAAAAGATTCGCGATGAGGTTCGTCTTGGAACCAAGCCGGTCGATTCAGCCATTTGTTTCAAACAATAAATTGCATTGATTGGTCAAGTTACCGAAATTTGGTTTGGATGAGTAGTTACCAATTCATAGAAAGAATCCATGATTAAGAATATTCAGGAATGGTATTACCCGGAGAACGTGGAGCGCGCGCTCGCTTTGATGAAAAAAGGTCGCGTGATTCCGTACGCCGGCGGTACGAGTTTTCATCGGGGCGGAACGGTCAGCGCCGTCGGCATGATCAGTTTAAAAAACGTCGGATTGAATTTCATCGAGGAAACCGGTGGCAAAACGACAATTGGGGCTTGCGCCCGATTCAGCAAAATTAGCGAATATGACTTTAGGGATGGGCGAAACATGTTGAAAGTTGCCGTCTCGCTTGCCGCATCAAACTCGCTCAGAAATCTGATTACGATCGGCGGATCGCTAGCATCTTTGCCGGCATGGTCGAACGTTCCGACGCCGTTATTGGCATTAAATGCGGAAATTTCAATAGCAGGAACAAACACGGCAGTTATCGAAATCGAGGATTTTCTCGATACAAAGCCTTTGGATGGCGCGACACTGATAACCGGAGTTTTTCTGCCCAAAGCGCCGGGAATCGGCGTCTATGCGCGATATGCGAGAACGACATTTGATTATGCAATCGCTGATGCGGCGGTTTATGCTGGAATTGTCAGCGGGCGACTGAAAAATGTCCGCATCGCCGTTGGGGACGTTTTTCCGAAAGCCAGACGGTTTCATGAAGTTGAGGAAAAATTAAACGACTCATTATTTGACATAAAGAAAATTACTGCGGTTCTCGATGAAATGAAAATTCAGCCATCTGCGAATCCAACATTTTCGAAGGAATTTCGGGTTAATTTGGTTAAGACGATGGTGAAACGGGCATTTGAACAAATCGGAGAGCAGGCGCATGAAAATTGAATTAATCATTAATCAGATGAATAAAACGCTTGAAGTCCAGCCGGGTGAAACATTGCTCGAGACGTTGAGAGCGAATGGCTACACCGGCGTCAAGTATGGTTGTGGTTCAGGCGATTGCGGCGCCTGTATGGTTTTATTGAACGGCGAACCGGTGAATTCCTGCCAGGTTTTGACCGCGTCAGTCAAGGGCGAATCGGTCACAACGATTGAAGGTGTTGGAACGATAGGTAAGCCGCATCCAATTCAGGAGGAATTGGTCAAAGCTGGAGCGATTCAGTGTGGATTTTGTACGCCGGGCATCGTTTTATCTGCCGTTGCGTTATTGAACCGAAATCCGCATCCGACAGACGAAGAAATAAAAATGGCAATCGACAGTCATCTTTGCCGTTGTACCGGTTATGTAAAAATTATCGAAGGCATCAGAAATGCTTCCAAAAGTGTAAGCGCTCAGGATCCCGAGTTCAAAGTTCCGAATTCAAGACATCAAAAATGAAATGGTTATTTGTATCTGAAAAGAACGGGGAAGGATTGATTAAGCACATCAAACAATCGAATCTTAAAGGACCTAAACACAAATGAGTAAAAAAGAATCGGTCGATACGCGAAGCGCGAAATCCGCCAGTGGTGGAAAGGCTCGGAACTTTTCTATCGTCGGCACTTCTGTCAACAAGATCGACGCGCTGTCACTCTCGACGGGGCGCGCGCAGTTTACGGATGATTTTTCCATTCCAAATACGGCGCATATCAAACTGTTGTATTCGCCGCATGCGCATGCAAAAATTAAAATGCTTGATATATCGGAAACGCTTAAAGTTCACGGTGTTATCGATATTATTCATCATGGGAATGTTCCGGAGATTTTCCACACCACCGCAGGTCAAGGCTATCCGGAACCGTCGCCTTACGATACGCTAATGTTCGATTCGACCATGCGATTCGTCGGCGACCGTGTCGCGGCTGTTCTGGCGGAGACGCCGGAGATTGCCGAAGAAGCCCTTTCCAAGATCAAGGTCGAATATGAAATTTTACCGGCGTTGTTGGATTTCGAAAAAGCGATGGATGATGATGCGCCAAAATTACATTTGGAGAAAGGGAAGGGCTATCTCATTGGTGCACCCTATTTCCCTGAAAAAAACATTGCCGCGAAAATCCTGATCGACGTCGGTAATCTGGAACAAGGCCTGAGTGAAAGCGACCTGACTTTTTCAGAGACATTTTATACTCATTATGGTTCACATGCCGCGTTAGAACCCAATGCGGTGCTTTCGTACTTCGATGAACGCAACCGTTTGGTCATCGTGACGTCAACACAGGTTCCGTTCCATGCCAGGCGAATTTGTTCGCATCTTCTTCAGATTCCGATTCGGCAGATCCATGTTATCAAACCGCGCATCGGCGGCGGATTTGGTGGAAAACAGGAAGTTTTTCTCGAATATATTGCCGGTATGTTCACGCTAAGAACCGGCAGGCCAGCGAAAATCGTATTAACGCGGGAAGAGGTTTTTATCTCCTCACGGACGCGACATCCGATGCGGGTTAATGTTCAGGCGGGAGTTCAAAAAGATGGGACGATTCACGCCATTGCGATAAATGCGCTGATGAATACAGGCGCTTACGGAGCGCACGCGTTAACGGTTTTGTCGAATGCCGGATCGAAAGTGCTTCCGTTGGTCAACAAAGCGCCGCATCAACGTTTCAACGGAATAACGGTCTATACAAATCTTCCCGTCGCCGGAGCCTATCGCGGTTATGGCGCAACGCAGGGCTATTTTCCCCTCGGACAAATGATGGATATCATGGCGCGGAAACTCGACATTGACGTTCTCGATCTATATCGGAAAAATGCGATTCGGAAGGGCGAGACTTCGCCTATATTCCAGAAGCTCGGCGAGGGTAAAGAGGGTGTCGAACAATTCATCGAATCCTGCGGGTTGGACGAGTGTATTGAACGCGGAGCGCACGAGATTAGATGGAAAGAGAAGCGAGATAAAAAAATCCGCAATGGTGCGAAAGTTCGTGGCGTCGGTATGGCTTGCATGATGCAAGGATCGGCGATTCCGCGCGTCGATATGGGCGCCGCTTATATTAAAATGAACGAAGACGGATCGTTCAACCTTCAGATCGGCGCAACGGATATCGGCACCGGTTCCGATACGATTCTGGGCCAAATCGCCGCCGAAGCGCTGAGTGTTGGAATTGACGACATCATTGTAGCATCTTCAGATACCGATTTTACGCCATTTGATGTGGGCGCTTATGCGTCGTCAACGACCTATTTATCTGGCGAGGCAGTTCGGAAATGCGCTGAAAAAGTTAAAATGCAAATTCTCGACGTTGCCGCTGAGATGAGCCACTCTCCGGTAGAATCTCTGGCAATGAAGGAGAAAAAAGTCATGTTTCCTGGCGGCGAATTGTCATTCCAGGAAATTTGTCATTACGCGATGTACGCAGTAAACCAATTCCAGATTCAAGCGTCAGCATCACATTTCACGACCGCTTCTCCGCCGCCGTTTGCGGCGCATTTCGCGGAAGTCGAGATCGATACTGAAACGGGTGATATTCGTGTCGTCAAATATGTTTCGGTAACCGATTGTGGTCAACCGATAAATCCGAAATTGGTCGAAGGTCAAATTGAAGGTGCAATTGTCAATGGAATCTCGTGGGTGTTGACAGAAGAATATCTTTTTAATGAAAAAGGCAAAATGACGAATCCGAATTTTGGACGATACAAACTATTTTCCGCCGCTGATTTGCCCGATATCAAAACGATTGTAGTTCAGACGTATGAGCCAACAGGACCATACGGAGCGAAGTCTGTGGCGGAAATCGGCATCAACGGACCGGCGCCGGCAATTGCCAATGCGATTTTTGATGCGATCGGCGTCCGAATTCATGCCCTACCGCTTACGGCGGAAAAAATATTTCAGGCGCTAAAAACAGCCAAGAAATAAAGCACAAGCCATAAAGGCTCATCTATTTAACACGACCATTCAACAGCCGAAAAAGCTTAAAATCAGCATGATTTTGATGAATAATAAATTGGAGATAAAATGATAGATCTGAAGATCAATGAACAACAAATGAAACGATCTGCGCAACGTTGCCGCGAACGCAACATCGTGATTCCGACAATTGAACAACAAAAATATCCTGAAAAAATCCCAGCGGAAATTCTGAACGATCTGAAGACAATTGGGCTCTGGGATGTCAATCCGCGAAACCTGTTTCGGATCACGTGGAAAAACCAGCCCACTCCGAAAGGCGGATTATTCGGAGGTGTGAATTTCATTGAATTACCGAAAGAGCTTACTGGCGTTTCGGCGCGCATCATTGCTCTTGTTGGCAAATGGTTCCCGACAGGTTCGCATAAAGTGGGCGCAACCTTTGGATGTCTCGTTCCGCGCCTTATCACGGGGCAGTTTGATCCAACTCGCCAAAAAGCCGTCTGGCCATCAACGGGAAACTATTGCCGCGGCGGCGCGTACGACGCCGCATTGCTTGCCTGTGAATCTATTGCGATTCTACCGGAAGGAATGAGTAGGGAGCGATTTGAATGGCTGAAAACCGTCGCGGGCGAGATTATCGCGACGCCCGGCTGTGAAAGCAATGTGAAAGAGATTTATGATAAATGTTGGGAGTTGAAAAAGAACCGCGACAATATCGTGATTTTCAATCAGTTTGACGAATTCGGCAACTATCTCTGGCACTACGAAGTTACAGGACAGGCGATGGAAGAGGTTGTTGGGCAGGTATCGCGCCCCGGCTCTCGCGTTTCAGGTGTAGTTCTGACGACCGGCTCAGCGGGAACAATCGCCAGCGGAGATTATATCAAGAAAGTATTCCCCGGCGCAAAAATCGCGGTCTCGGAAGCGCTTCAGTGTCCAACACTTTTGTTGAATGGCTACGGCGGGCACCGAATCGAAGGTATCGGGGACAAGCATGTTCCATGGATTCATAATGTTAAAAATACTGATATGATTATCGCCATAGATGACGAAGATGCAATGAACATTCTTCCGCTGTTCAATTTGCCAGAAGGAAAATCCTATCTAACCAAGAGCGGCGTTTCGGAAAAGATTGTCTCACAGCTGGATTTGGTTGGTATCTCGGGAATCGCCAATATTCTGAGTTCCATCAAATTCGCGAAATACTATGAATTGACTGAAAACGATATTGTACTGACGGTTTTAACCGATTCGATGGAAATGTATGACTCGCGCGTCAAAGAGTATGTCGAAAAGTATGGCGGCTATTCCGAATCTTGGGCAGAGCG
The Candidatus Marinimicrobia bacterium CG08_land_8_20_14_0_20_45_22 genome window above contains:
- a CDS encoding aldehyde oxidase codes for the protein MSKKESVDTRSAKSASGGKARNFSIVGTSVNKIDALSLSTGRAQFTDDFSIPNTAHIKLLYSPHAHAKIKMLDISETLKVHGVIDIIHHGNVPEIFHTTAGQGYPEPSPYDTLMFDSTMRFVGDRVAAVLAETPEIAEEALSKIKVEYEILPALLDFEKAMDDDAPKLHLEKGKGYLIGAPYFPEKNIAAKILIDVGNLEQGLSESDLTFSETFYTHYGSHAALEPNAVLSYFDERNRLVIVTSTQVPFHARRICSHLLQIPIRQIHVIKPRIGGGFGGKQEVFLEYIAGMFTLRTGRPAKIVLTREEVFISSRTRHPMRVNVQAGVQKDGTIHAIAINALMNTGAYGAHALTVLSNAGSKVLPLVNKAPHQRFNGITVYTNLPVAGAYRGYGATQGYFPLGQMMDIMARKLDIDVLDLYRKNAIRKGETSPIFQKLGEGKEGVEQFIESCGLDECIERGAHEIRWKEKRDKKIRNGAKVRGVGMACMMQGSAIPRVDMGAAYIKMNEDGSFNLQIGATDIGTGSDTILGQIAAEALSVGIDDIIVASSDTDFTPFDVGAYASSTTYLSGEAVRKCAEKVKMQILDVAAEMSHSPVESLAMKEKKVMFPGGELSFQEICHYAMYAVNQFQIQASASHFTTASPPPFAAHFAEVEIDTETGDIRVVKYVSVTDCGQPINPKLVEGQIEGAIVNGISWVLTEEYLFNEKGKMTNPNFGRYKLFSAADLPDIKTIVVQTYEPTGPYGAKSVAEIGINGPAPAIANAIFDAIGVRIHALPLTAEKIFQALKTAKK
- a CDS encoding pyridoxal-5-phosphate-dependent protein subunit beta, whose amino-acid sequence is MIDLKINEQQMKRSAQRCRERNIVIPTIEQQKYPEKIPAEILNDLKTIGLWDVNPRNLFRITWKNQPTPKGGLFGGVNFIELPKELTGVSARIIALVGKWFPTGSHKVGATFGCLVPRLITGQFDPTRQKAVWPSTGNYCRGGAYDAALLACESIAILPEGMSRERFEWLKTVAGEIIATPGCESNVKEIYDKCWELKKNRDNIVIFNQFDEFGNYLWHYEVTGQAMEEVVGQVSRPGSRVSGVVLTTGSAGTIASGDYIKKVFPGAKIAVSEALQCPTLLLNGYGGHRIEGIGDKHVPWIHNVKNTDMIIAIDDEDAMNILPLFNLPEGKSYLTKSGVSEKIVSQLDLVGISGIANILSSIKFAKYYELTENDIVLTVLTDSMEMYDSRVKEYVEKYGGYSESWAERDFSRHILGIKTDVMQELSYVERRRIHNLKYYTWIEQQGRDVRELNDQWYDDEYWDKIRRMTPQIDERIRVFNELVKN
- a CDS encoding xanthine dehydrogenase, coding for MKIELIINQMNKTLEVQPGETLLETLRANGYTGVKYGCGSGDCGACMVLLNGEPVNSCQVLTASVKGESVTTIEGVGTIGKPHPIQEELVKAGAIQCGFCTPGIVLSAVALLNRNPHPTDEEIKMAIDSHLCRCTGYVKIIEGIRNASKSVSAQDPEFKVPNSRHQK